A genomic window from Martelella lutilitoris includes:
- a CDS encoding cytochrome c biogenesis CcdA family protein, whose translation MSIGDISLWTALFAGALSFLSPCVLPLVPPYLCYMAGISIDQFKGDTKVRPASVLLPALFFTLGFATVFVALGAGASSIGQLLRQYMDILAKVGGVIIIIMGLNFLGVLRIPFLSREARFHGGGKPASISGAYVMGLAFAFGWTPCIGPVLGAILAVAATKATVANGAVLLAIYSLGLAVPFWIAALFSGAFMRFLSRFRRHLGAVEKTMGALLILTGLAFLFGFIADMAIWFQQTFPVLSQIG comes from the coding sequence GTGTCGATTGGTGATATCTCGCTGTGGACCGCGCTATTTGCCGGCGCGCTGTCCTTTCTGTCTCCCTGCGTGTTGCCGCTGGTGCCGCCTTATCTGTGCTACATGGCCGGGATCTCGATCGACCAGTTCAAGGGCGACACCAAGGTCCGGCCGGCAAGCGTTCTCCTGCCGGCGCTGTTCTTCACCCTCGGCTTCGCGACGGTTTTCGTGGCGCTCGGCGCAGGGGCATCGTCGATCGGCCAGTTGCTGCGGCAATATATGGATATCCTCGCCAAGGTCGGCGGCGTGATCATCATCATCATGGGGCTGAATTTCCTCGGCGTGTTGAGAATCCCGTTCCTGTCGCGCGAGGCGCGGTTTCACGGCGGCGGAAAGCCGGCAAGCATTTCCGGCGCCTATGTGATGGGGCTTGCCTTCGCCTTTGGCTGGACGCCGTGCATCGGTCCGGTTCTGGGGGCGATCCTCGCGGTGGCGGCGACCAAGGCGACCGTTGCCAACGGCGCTGTGCTGCTGGCGATCTATTCGCTCGGCCTTGCCGTGCCCTTCTGGATCGCGGCGCTGTTTTCGGGCGCCTTCATGCGCTTCCTCTCGCGCTTTCGAAGACATCTGGGCGCGGTGGAAAAAACTATGGGCGCGCTGCTGATTCTCACCGGGCTCGCCTTTCTTTTCGGCTTCATTGCGGATATGGCGATCTGGTTCCAGCAGACCTTCCCCGTTCTCTCGCAAATCGGCTAG
- a CDS encoding AEC family transporter, which produces MSGIFQLLFPFFGLIAVGFIAAKIIRQKEEGLVWLNIFIVYAALPALFFKLVSNTPFDQLTRLDFISVDLMATYSVFLALFAAGYFWKRNGVRESTIQAFAGSYGNIGYMGPGLALLALGEAAAVPVALIVCFENALHFIVAPTVMAVAEGGTVRKSALARQVLAKALLHPFIIATALGFAVAATGAPVPEAFDRLVDYLAQAAAPCALFAMGVTLALRPVKRVPAEIGYIVPAKLVLHPLLVYAFMMIHGGFDPVWVEAAVLLAALPTATNVFVIAQQYGIWYERASATILITTVCSAATLAVLLALIDGSVIPL; this is translated from the coding sequence ATGTCAGGCATTTTCCAGCTTCTCTTTCCGTTCTTCGGGCTGATCGCCGTCGGCTTCATCGCCGCGAAGATCATCAGGCAGAAGGAGGAGGGGCTCGTCTGGCTCAATATCTTCATCGTCTATGCCGCCCTTCCGGCGCTGTTCTTCAAGCTCGTCTCGAACACGCCCTTCGACCAACTGACAAGGCTTGATTTCATATCGGTCGACCTGATGGCGACCTACAGCGTCTTTCTGGCCCTGTTTGCCGCCGGCTATTTCTGGAAGCGCAACGGCGTGCGCGAAAGCACGATCCAGGCCTTTGCCGGTTCCTACGGTAATATCGGCTATATGGGGCCGGGGCTTGCTCTTCTGGCTTTGGGAGAGGCGGCGGCCGTGCCGGTGGCGTTGATCGTCTGTTTCGAAAACGCCCTGCATTTCATCGTGGCGCCGACGGTGATGGCGGTGGCTGAAGGCGGGACCGTGCGCAAGAGCGCGCTTGCCCGCCAGGTGCTGGCAAAGGCGCTGCTGCATCCCTTCATCATTGCCACCGCGCTCGGCTTTGCGGTTGCGGCGACAGGCGCCCCCGTGCCGGAAGCCTTCGACAGACTGGTCGACTATCTGGCGCAGGCGGCCGCGCCCTGCGCGCTCTTCGCCATGGGCGTGACGCTTGCTCTCAGGCCGGTGAAACGCGTGCCGGCTGAGATCGGCTATATCGTGCCCGCCAAGCTCGTCCTTCACCCGCTTCTGGTCTATGCCTTCATGATGATCCATGGCGGCTTCGATCCGGTCTGGGTCGAGGCGGCGGTGCTGCTGGCGGCGCTGCCCACGGCCACCAATGTCTTCGTCATCGCCCAGCAATACGGCATCTGGTACGAGCGCGCCTCGGCGACGATCCTGATCACCACCGTCTGCTCGGCCGCCACGCTTGCCGTGCTCCTGGCGCTGATCGACGGGAGCGTGATCCCGCTCTAG
- a CDS encoding UbiH/UbiF family hydroxylase codes for MSDYEIAVVGGGPAGMISALALARAGRKVALVAPAPRVSDHRTTALMDHSIALLARLGLWQAIKPEAAPLKTMRIIDGTGRLVRAPTVAFRSAEIDLEAFGYNIPNRVLVARLADAVRGEPNIAHLESSAETVLAGKDAVSLTLADGEAISADLAVGADGRRSKVRESAGISVRQWTYKQSAVVLNFAHALAHDDISTEFHTRGGPFTQVPLPDRHRSSLVWVMDTPAAEAMAARPEEEIAQAIEERMQSLLGSVSVEGPVQKWPLSSMVANRFGKGRMVLVGEAAHAFPPIGAQGLNLSLRDIMRLARMLDGIDGSKISSRTGERYDFMRRSDVWSRTASVDLLNRSLLADFIPAQLARSAGLYMLSAVPPLRQFAMREGVEPLRGVKALFAG; via the coding sequence ATGTCGGATTATGAGATTGCCGTTGTCGGCGGCGGACCTGCCGGAATGATTTCCGCGCTGGCGCTTGCCCGCGCCGGACGAAAGGTCGCGCTTGTCGCGCCTGCGCCGAGGGTGAGCGACCACCGCACCACGGCGCTGATGGATCACTCGATCGCGCTTCTCGCCCGTCTCGGCCTCTGGCAGGCGATCAAGCCGGAGGCGGCGCCCCTGAAAACCATGCGCATCATCGACGGCACGGGCCGGCTTGTGCGGGCGCCAACGGTCGCCTTCCGATCCGCCGAGATCGATCTTGAGGCTTTCGGCTACAATATTCCCAACAGGGTTCTCGTCGCCAGACTTGCGGATGCGGTGCGGGGCGAACCCAACATTGCTCATCTCGAAAGCAGCGCCGAGACGGTCCTTGCAGGCAAGGACGCGGTTTCGCTGACGCTTGCCGACGGCGAAGCGATTTCGGCCGATCTCGCGGTCGGCGCAGACGGGCGGCGTTCGAAGGTGCGCGAAAGCGCCGGCATTTCCGTCAGGCAATGGACCTACAAGCAGTCCGCCGTTGTGCTCAATTTCGCTCATGCGCTCGCCCATGACGATATCTCGACGGAGTTTCACACCCGCGGCGGCCCCTTCACCCAGGTGCCGCTGCCGGACAGGCACCGCTCCAGCCTCGTCTGGGTGATGGACACGCCGGCCGCGGAAGCCATGGCCGCCCGCCCCGAGGAAGAGATTGCTCAAGCCATCGAAGAGCGCATGCAATCGCTGCTCGGTAGCGTTTCGGTCGAAGGGCCGGTGCAGAAATGGCCGCTCTCCTCCATGGTGGCGAACCGCTTCGGCAAGGGCCGGATGGTTCTCGTCGGCGAGGCCGCCCATGCGTTTCCGCCGATCGGCGCGCAGGGGCTCAATCTTTCGCTGCGCGACATCATGCGCCTCGCCCGTATGCTGGACGGCATCGACGGCTCTAAGATCTCTTCGCGGACCGGCGAGCGCTATGACTTCATGCGTCGCTCGGACGTCTGGAGCAGGACGGCGAGCGTCGATTTGCTGAACCGTTCGCTGCTCGCCGATTTCATTCCCGCCCAGCTTGCCCGTTCGGCCGGACTTTACATGCTGTCGGCCGTGCCGCCGCTGCGCCAGTTCGCCATGCGCGAAGGCGTGGAGCCGCTCAGAGGCGTCAAGGCGCTCTTTGCGGGCTAG
- the pcsA gene encoding phosphatidylcholine synthase, with amino-acid sequence MGLFSRRRVPYAEIRAFSVHILTASGSFLAFLGVVAAAEGRFVAMFWWLAAALLVDGIDGPIARRLKVSEVLPTWSGVMLDNIIDYVTYVLLPAFALYQSHMIGEPMSFVAAALIVVSSAIYYADSGMKTDENFFSGFPVVWNMVVFSFFVIQPSSLLAMAIVLVSVALTFAPVNFLHPVRVKRLRPLNLGVFAVWCVTGFIALLARFDAPVFIEALFVASGVYLYLIGMVLQFLPKLGSRAAETRAEF; translated from the coding sequence ATGGGTTTATTCAGTCGGCGCAGAGTACCTTACGCGGAGATCCGGGCGTTTTCCGTCCATATCCTGACGGCATCGGGCTCGTTTCTGGCTTTCCTCGGAGTGGTCGCCGCCGCGGAAGGGCGATTCGTCGCGATGTTCTGGTGGCTTGCCGCCGCACTTCTGGTCGATGGCATTGATGGACCGATTGCGCGCCGCCTCAAGGTCAGCGAAGTGCTGCCGACCTGGTCGGGCGTCATGCTCGACAACATCATCGACTATGTCACCTATGTGCTGCTGCCGGCCTTCGCGCTCTACCAGTCGCACATGATCGGCGAGCCGATGTCCTTCGTTGCAGCGGCGCTGATCGTTGTTTCCAGTGCCATTTATTATGCCGACAGCGGCATGAAGACCGATGAGAACTTCTTCTCCGGCTTTCCCGTCGTCTGGAACATGGTCGTCTTCTCCTTCTTCGTCATCCAGCCATCCTCGCTTCTGGCCATGGCCATCGTTCTCGTCTCGGTGGCGCTCACCTTCGCTCCGGTCAACTTCCTGCATCCGGTCCGGGTCAAACGGCTGCGGCCGCTCAATCTCGGCGTCTTCGCGGTCTGGTGTGTCACCGGCTTCATCGCGCTTCTCGCCCGGTTCGATGCGCCGGTCTTCATCGAGGCTCTGTTCGTCGCAAGCGGCGTGTATCTTTATCTCATCGGAATGGTGCTTCAGTTTCTGCCGAAGCTCGGCTCACGAGCGGCCGAGACCCGGGCCGAGTTTTGA